A window of Salvelinus sp. IW2-2015 unplaced genomic scaffold, ASM291031v2 Un_scaffold5877, whole genome shotgun sequence genomic DNA:
AGAGCTACAGAGAGATAAACTCTGTTATATCAGCCCTGGTTCTATAGAGCACTACAGAGAGATAAACTCTGTTATATCAGCCCTGGTTCTATAGAGCTACAGAGAGATAAACTCTGTTATATCAGCCCTGGTTCTATAGAGCTACAGAGAGATAACTCTGTTATATCAGCCCTGGTTCTATAGAGCTACAGAGAGAAAAATGGGAAGTGCATTAAAATCCAAGGTTCTGGTGCGGCTCACCACACGAGGAACTCTGTTATAATAACTTACCCCCCGCGCGTGAAGGAATTAGAAACAAATAGTTATGGTGGAGGTGCAGCATTCAAATTTTACACAAAATGAATGCAGAGATGTCTACTCTCTTGAAGCAAAAAGTGAAATCATAGGATGTACACACCATGTAAAAGTGATGCACATAAGTAGTAGTCATCCTTCCTGTATTTGAGCAAAAGATCATTTATTTGACCTCTGTGCATCAGAACTAAATCCATGAATGAATCTGTCTTGACGTCCCATAGAGTACGGCCTGTGCCTGGTGTCACTGCATCCCAAGCTGTACCTGGTGGGTGGTCAGACCACCATCACAGACTGTTACGAACCGGACAGAGATGAGTGGCGCCAGCTGGCCAGGAcaatgagaggaggatggagtgTGGGCCCGTGGCCATGAACGAGTCCCTGTACGTCACCGGGGCTACTCCTACTCCAAGGGCACCTACCTGCAGAGCGTGGAGAGGTACGACCCCGAACAGGACACCTGGGAGATCGTGGGGAATTTACCTCGGAGCGGCGCGGTCACATGGATGTGTCTGTGTTTAcggtgtttagagagagagagagagacgagagagagagagagagaggagggagagaggagagagagagagagagagagagagagagagagagagagagagagagaagagagaggagagagagagagggagagagagaggagagaggggagagagagggagagagagagagagagagagagagagagagagagagagagagagagagagggagagagaggggggagagagagagagagagagagagagagagagagagagagagagaggggagagggaggggagaagagaggagagagagagagagagagaaggaggaggagagaggggagagaggagaggggagagagagagagagagaggagagaggaggagaggaggagagaagagagagagagagagggggggggagagagagagggagagaggggagaggaggagagggagtgggtgCGTTCCAGGTTTAGTTTGcagttgtggatgtgtgtgtttatagtgtTTAGAGGCAGAGTGTGGGGTCTTTATTGCTTGTGTGGCTGCGCTGCACATCTCAGAAAAATCGTTTTGGTAAACTATATATTGTATTCCTGTTGTTTAAGTACCCAGGCGTTGTGAGATCCGTGTGACTGCATTTGAGACCTGGAACGTGTCCTTTGTTACTGCTCCATTCAGGACTTTTGAGACTTTTTCAGACATCTGATCACTCTGTCCTCATCCTGTTGTCCTACTATAGAACATTTGAATATTTATTGTGTCCGATTAAGAGATTTTGGGGCGTGAAATGTTCCCCTATGCTTGAAGTGGGGGCCAAGTGAAAAAAGTTTAGGAACCCTGAATTAGATAACTAACGGTGTGTTGTTTAACaatgatttgttttgttttatacattGTATTGTAAAATTTTTGATTGGGAAAATCCTTTATTGGATTTTTACTTGACTTGGTCATTTTGAATGGCAGCAGCTGACACACATTGCAAAGCACCACTAGGGGATTTAtactttttaattaatttatttattgAACAGGAAAAAAGAGGAGTTGATACCATACAAATGAATGTACAACTTTGCATAGTTTTCTAtcttttaaatataatttaaaaagaatCACCGGCAGTAGCCTTTcctgcaggacaatgaccaaatcGACCCTCTAATGGCCTCGTGGGTGAAATGTTATTAAGATTTTTCATAATTTTCTAATTAataaaaccttttttgtggggTGGGAGGCGCAGAACACTCTGTTTTTTTCTATGTCAACAACGGCTTGGTTAtattcagtcttctgtgatgtatatgaagtgtaatattgggatgaaaaactccaaatgtaatacattcaactgtatatctgacatggtacaggtgtctccTTTGTTAAGCCAGAACCATGTGTGTATTTTTGAAGAACAAAAACCTACACTACATTGGTAAGAACGACCCAGGCAGGTGAAGAAAGACACTCTGCGGAAGGTAAAAGGTTCAAACTAATTGGGAAAAGAGAATTAATTGAACGAGTCATCATTTCCATAGTGTCCTGTAAAGTAATTGCTGTTCACACCCGTTTCCCCCATGGGCGCCCCTCCTCTGTACCCTCCTATGACGTAGACACACCCATGCAGAGCCACAGAACAGTGGTAGTACCTCGCTGTCAGCATGGGCTGCCCCTGTGTCCACTTATCAGCATCACTGCTGTAAACCCACACTGTATCTAGAGCCTCTGTAGTGTCTGTCCTGTAGCCGCCGCTAATGTAGATGTTGGAGCCCAGGAGGGAAACTCCATAACTCTCCCTGGTGTGGTCTGGCATATCCTCCCCCYGCTGCCACTGGTCCGTGAGCGGGTCCCAGGTCTGGACCTCAGACAGAGGGTGCCAGTGGTACCCTCCTATCACAAACATCCTGGAGGTCAGTCTCCTGCTCCTTCTGCAGTGTTCCSGAGGGCTTTTATTGATATGAAAAGCAGTCTTCAGAGCTTGGACAAATAGAGAGTGGATGTCTTCAGCRCCAGTCTCCAGACACTCTCTATGAAGCTCCAAGGCAGTCCTGAGGTACTCTTCCTTCAGGTCTAAGTGGGCGGAGTGAAGAAGCTCCTGGAAGTGTCCCCTGCGGGCAAGAGTATCGTGGGCCAGCCACCTCACCACCCCCTCCACCAGCACCGCCTCTTTCAACACCTCCGCCAGGTTCTCCTCCTGCAGGAGGCTCCTCACCTTCTCCACCCCCAGCTCCTGgaactcctcctctctcaccacctGAGAAAACGACACCCCCAAATCACTAAAGACATTTAATAAACACATCTATTGATTTAGTAGAATACATACCTGATKagtttttatatatatatattgaattacatcatatttgttgtttgtttctgtaTATGTACCACGATGTAGGAATAATCCAAAACCTGACCCTGAACCTATACCTCGTGGAAGCGGCAGAGCAGGACCCTGCGTGCCTCCTTCTCCAGGGACAGACACACATGGAGCTGGGCGAAACTGAGCATGCCCAGACAGTTGTCGACGTCGAGGAGACGAACCAGGAAGTTCTCACAGGCCGTTTTCACGGCTCCGAACTGCAGCAGGTCTGCAGCCTCCAGCAGAGACTCTACATTCCACTGGGTAATAGAGGCCTGGGAGGAGAGAGTTTAGagttgcgtcccaaatagcaccctattctgcactacttttgaccagcgcccatAGGCCCATATTGCACTTGGGGAATAGGGTGTGCCATTGGGACGCAGGAAATaacctacactatatatacaaaagtatgggaACACCcttaaaatttgtggattcggctatttcagccacacccattgctgacgggtgtacaaaatcgaacacacagcatgcaatctccatagacaaacattggcagtagaatggccttactgaagcgctcagtgactttcaacgtggcaccgtcaaggatgccaccttccaacaagtcagtttgtcaaatttctgccccggTAAACTGTCAGTTCTGTTATGgtgaagtgtaaacgtctaggaacaacaacggctcagccgcgaagtggtaggccacacaagctcacagaacgggaccaccgagtgctgaagcgcgtaaaaatcgtctgtcctcggtttgcaacactcactaccgagttccaaactgcctctggaagcaacatcagcacaagaactgttcgtcaggagcttcatgaaatgggtttccatggcagagcagccgcacacaagcctaagatcaccatgcgcaatgccaagcgtggctggaagtggtgtaaagctcgcccaccattggactctggatcatTGGAAATGCggtttctggagtgatgaatcacacttcaccccTGGCTGTCCAATGGtcggatctgggtttggcggatgccaagagaacgccaactgccccaatgcacagtgccactgtaatgtttggtggaggaggaataatggccaggggctgcttttcatggttcgggctagagaccttagttccagtgaggaAATCCTTAACACTATAGCACGCAATGACATTTCTagatgattatgtgcttccaagttttttggcaacagttttggtgaaggccctttcctgttcattatgacaatgcccccgtgcaaaagcaaggtccatacagaaatggtttgtcgagataagTGTGgaaaaaacttgactggcctgcacagagccctgacctcaaccccatggaacacctttgggatgaattggaacgccgactgcgagccaggcctaatcgcccaacatcagtgcccaacctcactaatgctcttgtggcatgAGCAATCCCGGGAGCAATGTTCCAACTCagagtggaagccttcccagaagaggggaggcttgtaagcagcaaaggggaggaccaactccatattaatgcccgtgatttaGGAATGAGATGTTGACGAGCGGGTTCCACATCTTTTGATACATGTAGAGGTATTATATagctctttcctgcagtcaatgaccaaaaatgttcttctttggcctcgtgggtggaatgttattcatatgttTCATCATGTGATAAAGATTATTTTAACAGACGAAAAtcccgtcattgtaataagaatttgttcttaactgacttgcctacttaaaaaaggttaaatagaaataaaaaaatacataacatTTTTTAATATTAGGCtactacagtcatggccaaaagttttgagaatgacacaaatattaattttcacaaagtctgctgcctcaggttgtatgatggcaattgcatatactccagaatgttattgaAGATGAATCATAGATgattttgccatgcaaatgaactgaatccccaaaacatttccactgcatttcagccctgccacaaaaggaccgg
This region includes:
- the LOC112078561 gene encoding kelch-like protein 23, encoding MSSKGQESPESSYTYDFCDLTHPTEVLEALRXYYTEGLFTDIALQCSTGELFHCHKVALCSRSSYFRAMFTADMRERSHSVIRLPGVDVEVLTTLMDYVYTSKASITQWNVESLLEAADLLQFGAVKTACENFLVRLLDVDNCLGMLSFAQLHVCLSLEKEARRVLLCRFHEVVREEEFQELGVEKVRSLLQEENLAEVLKEAVLVEGVVRWLAHDTLARRGHFQELLHSAHLDLKEEYLRTALELHRECLETGAEDIHSLFVQALKTAFHINKSPXEHCRRSRRLTSRMFVIGGYHWHPLSEVQTWDPLTDQWQXGEDMPDHTRESYGVSLLGSNIYISGGYRTDTTEALDTVWVYSSDADKWTQGQPMLTARYYHCSVALHGCVYVIGGYRGGAPMGETGVNSNYFTGHYGNDDSFN